A single region of the Bicyclus anynana chromosome 14, ilBicAnyn1.1, whole genome shotgun sequence genome encodes:
- the LOC112050590 gene encoding uncharacterized protein LOC112050590 has protein sequence MRGDEIQDNLDDEEESDSEETNIRWSNLIFLPFNPVFNSVVVTMVIIKTILGPIQSVYPIVYCWNTMDYVPFLVWIKILYLYICDPIYGVDTFLHILHRQVTDEAMRREHLPKSAFLLLLDIISLIPFYRLVSDESCEPAEFYPNILSFTEFVIIYRVADSFSLITTHNYIRIVCGYTIMLAIGLNCIASFLLLLTMRGLCKSCLNGLYDWRIHVVHKLNETDHNYCTYVYGVSITLSYIVNKQYDEIKPATLSEYVLLGTLMISGSLLVKFIVFPKMVAEALLRLRKRCSFYPEVTRIVEETHRRNATPNAYKDVQKFYDLLWKKRNGITEIPDVISELPRNLRLDIKHDLVWPVFYHSPTLRNTSSSFKRWLCDYIHIDYKMPGEKFYAGPHCHSHLYYIKAGIVQVISADDGTTPLISVTSGTIFGDISFYLPYKKKASTVRCLTYCEVLYIERIDILNSLHKYPEDRRMVMELTKERIKHAKILHSCKQLVRGLDRTEDEGIAWVKKRWWEILDAVSVWKTKSTKNENKKCEIPGEEVVYHCAKYIGQLVLCSDIQLQTKSLFANVKFPWIFVPESSFGRIWNTIVTTTVFLVLILYPPYITRQNIPMWFKFFQFWVNCVYIFDICVSLLTSIVRHENITNNFASVMFTRCKSPKFALDVLSTVWLEDLAVITGVPEYYFACQFNRLIKVYVLFPNWDAKTDPLYDACYKIVLVHYAFVYIVSYLLLMIDRNDDKISTSYFYGEVFCKRDSPEDQCDFERVSPFYVVLAWTLEFIFYEYLPNTLMDMYVAIIISYMAFIVCVFCEANLVGSLYLKYREITNYQYLVANIKSHYNHHKIHPDLLKRLNRYLLCHWKYYHGMDIMQPNLLRSEPYDIYWKVHGEIAVKVIKESRAFIYADLSLIRELAFKSKFLVLPKNSSLIVFGLNLKNISYIIQGSIMCEYPNEKGELLRKTLYPGEFLSALGVFFGCVSLKTLTTMSECEILYIPTKDFIETIKRFPHEWSYYQTAVDELSTDVRKIVQDYVEKHTTYKLVLRKSIFHAKRRGSEYIASTSTTEENENRKEPKKLYSYISGGAWIDPHSRFMHYWMPFRAVLVIISITCASLQGGSGAIYRYPFVLVGNVCDLTVILDIFFKIFLGYYDARGLLITNVHQRTRRYISRGFVCDLVGCLPWPDMINQFITEPITGNQALLINTFSKFAHLYLFIGYFNYMADMPNVNFAFLMIIKWFVVTLLVMLGAGHFFVSHCISFDWDSTTTLVGMQRLNHCWLPNYFPLSDPPTVQELHMVYAESLNLAQSAFMRFNLGKFQIDRINGLSVGIMLLMIGFMFWYIICYTLTLLVLNYRGNTIFQHSVNQLRRFLKAELVDKNVITLAVSHFRYWWFRTKGINIQSLMNERLGVIFKQDLTYYFFKKTVEATETLLKGGESLEREIASAATQLYFLPGEIIAREMDLNPWVFIVHRGKIVIKREGKKIARLTKGSIFGQLDGLTARPLRISAVSDEYADLLQISIKEFQDIIGDKGRENIAQNAQSKYDYMAVEKVVTENPYNTVDYLLRGQKSIQFPWMSTRMIAQGWYSHWLYLTWLICPVIASFAVLFLVTVPEDYDADIFVFLLLFDVVHLLHIATEFYSTKLVVVYGRCEDKVVKWRIFKKWQTYVDLISFIIPVIAYSFGNRHYALFRLLRLRLLYDFHKHFCKGFQSTIAPILLKFVLIILLLHCMTCGWIYVACRDSEFPLDIPPIPPDINATIDYAEWTLPYSRKGGCARLTKNYIGGNKNMFGFLVPLYWTADYLVAMIYIIIIYTHTEIDIVVALTLKQIYYKLFINFIIYPADIWILSIAISAVYTKLRELYTYDYQVNNLVTYLHRSGLSPMLLDSVRQYTEQLWKRQRGNWLPELAQHAHHCLREDLLGALYIHHLQTVPIFRDLPEYFNRQLVARLRRVVIFPGKLIVQEGDIVSLMHFIHEGEVEKWYTNKDGERKMVSILNTNGYFGLVPALFPNAPFQFTYFSRTVVDIVFLRFRDWQDLLEGYPDIKKQLYELATKYRKEIQKVKLYEQTV, from the exons ATGCGCGGTGATGAAATCCAAGATAATCTAGACGACGAAGAAGAAAGTGATTCAGAAGAAACTAATATTAGATGGAGCAATTTGATCTTCCTGCCTTTCAATCCCGTATTCAACAGTGTCGTTGTTACAATGGTCATCATAAAAACCATCCTG GGACCAATTCAGTCAGTTTATCCAATCGTGTATTGTTGGAATACCATGGACTACGTGCCATTTTTGGTTTGGATAaaaattctatatttgtacATCTGTGACCCCATTTATGGTGTGGACACATTTCTTCACATACTTCACAG GCAAGTCACGGACGAAGCTATGAGACGGGAACATTTGCCAAAGTCAGCCTTTCTACTGTTGCTCGATATAATATCTCTGATTCCTTTCTACCGACTTGTATCGGATGAATCTTGTGAGCCGGCTGAGTTTTATCCAAACATACTTTCATTTACGGAGTTTGTTAT TATATACAGAGTTGCAGATAGTTTTTCACTAATAACAACACACAATTACATACGGATTGTTTGTGGGTATACCATAATGTTGGCGATTGGCCTCAACTGTATTGCCAgctttttactgttgcttacaATGCGTGGTCTTTGCAAAAGCTGTCTGAATGGGCTCTATGATTGGCGGATTCATGTTGTACATAAA TTAAATGAAACCGACCATAACTACTGCACATATGTATATGGAGTATCTATTACGTTATCTTACATAGTAAACAAGCAGTATGATGAAATAAAACCAGCAACCCTTTCGGAATACGTCCTACTGGGCACCTTAATGATTTCTGGATCTCTTTTGgtcaaatttatagtatttCCAAAGATGGTAGCGGAGGCCTTGTTGAGGTTACGGAAAAGGTGCTCGTTTTACCCAGAAGTTACGAGGATAGTAGAAGAAACTCATCGGCGTAACGCCACACCAAACGCTTACAAAGATGTACAGAAGTTTTATGATTTGTTGTGGAAAAAAAGAAATGGAATCACTGAAATCCCCGATGTCATATCAGAGCTGCCGAGGAACTTGAGATTAGATATCAAGCATGATCTTGTTTGGCCTGTGTTTTATCACAGTCCAACACTGAGGAATACGTCATCGTCGTTTAAACGATGGCTGTGTGATTATATTCACATAGATTACAAGATGCCAGGTGAAAAATTTTACGCAGGACCTCATTGCCATTCTCATTTGTATTATATCAAAGCTGGAATAGTTCAGGTGATCTCTGCTGACGATGGTACCACACCATTAATTTCTGTGACAAGTGGCACAATTTTTGGTGACATCAGTTTCTATCTTCCTTACAAGAAGAAAGCGTCGACCGTACGATGTCTAACATATTGCGAAGTGTTATACATCGAACGTATTGATATTTTGAACTCCTTACATAAATATCCAGAAGATCGTCGCATGGTAATGGAACTGACTAAAGAGAGAATCAAGCATGCCAAAATATTGCACTCATGTAAACAACTCGTTCGAGGTTTAGATAGAACTGAAGATGAAGGCATAGCGTGGGTCAAGAAACGGTGGTGGGAGATTTTAGATGCCGTTTCTGTTTGGAAAACGAAATCgacaaaaaatgaaaataaaaaatgcgaAATACCAGGAGAAGAAGTAGTATATCATTGCGCTAAATATATTGGCCAGTTAGTGCTGTGCAGCGACATTCAACTCCAGACAAAATCACTGTTTGCGAACGTGAAATTCCCTTGGATATTTGTACCAGAATCATCATTCGGTCGTATCTGGAATACAATCGTTACAACAacagtttttttagttttgatacTCTATCCACCGTACATAACGAGACAGAATATTCCGATGTGGTTTAAATTTTTCCAGTTTTGGGTAAATTGTGTTTACATATTTGATATTTGTGTATCTCTTCTGACGTCTATAGTGAGACAtgaaaatataacaaacaatTTTGCTTCAGTAATGTTTACTCGATGTAAGAGCCCGAAATTCGCTTTAGACGTGTTGTCAACAGTTTGGCTCGAGGATTTAGCTGTGATAACTGGTGTGCCTGAATATTATTTCGCTTGTCAGTTCAATCGTTTGATCAAAGTTTACGTATTGTTTCCAAATTGGGATGCCAAAACAGATCCACTGTACGATGCCTGCTACAAAATTGTGTTGGTGCATTATGCCTTTGTTTACATCGTCAGTTACTTATTGCTCATGATTGACCGTAACGATGATAAGATAAGCACGTCTTATTTTTATGGCGAAGTATTCTGTAAGCGCGACTCACCTGAAGATCAATGTGACTTCGAACGTGTTTCTCCTTTCTACGTGGTGTTAGCATGGACTTTGGAATTTATATTTTACGAATACCTTCCAAATACTTTGATGGACATGTATGTAGCtattattataagctatatgGCATTCATTGTATGTGTATTTTGCGAAGCGAATTTAGTCGGTTCACTGTATTTGAAATATCGAGAGATAACAAACTATCAATATTTAGTGGCTAATATAAAGagtcattataatcatcataaaATTCATCCCGATCTGTTGAAACGCTTGAATAGATATTTACTGTGTCATTGGAAATATTACCATGGCATGGATATCATGCAGCCGAATCTTTTAAGGAGTGAACCTTATGACATTTATTGGAAAGTGCACGGTGAAATTGCTGTGAAAGTAATTAAAGAATCTCGAGCATTTATTTATGCAGATCTTTCACTTATAAGGGAGTTAGCGTTCAAATCTAAGTTTTTGGTATTGCCAaaaaattcatctttaattgtttttggtttaaatttgaaaaatatctcGTATATCATACAG GGCTCTATAATGTGTGAATATCCAAATGAGAAGGGTGAATTATTAAGAAAGACGTTATATCCCGGTGAATTCCTGTCTGCTCTTGGGGTGTTTTTTGGTTGTGTATCCCTTAAAACACTTACGACAATGTCAGAATGCGaa atATTGTACATACCAACTAAAGACTTTATAGAGACCATTAAACGTTTTCCGCACGAATGGTCGTATTATCAAACCGCCGTAGACGAATTATCCACAGACGTGCGTAAAATAGTCCAGGATTATGTTGAAAAGCATACAACT TACAAATTAGTGCTAAGGAAGAGTATATTTCATGCAAAAAGAAGAGGCTCAGAGTACATTGCATCTACGAGTACAACTGAAGAAAACGAAAATAGAAAGGAACCGAAGAAATTATACAGTTACATTAGTGGTGGCGCTTGGATAGATCCACATTCAAG GTTTATGCACTACTGGATGCCGTTTCGGGCTGTGCTCGTAATTATATCAATAACGTGTGCTTCACTACAAG gtGGCAGTGGAGCAATTTACAGATATCCATTTGTATTAGTCGGAAATGTTTGTGATCTTACCGTCATATTGgacatttttttcaagatattc CTTGGTTATTACGACGCCCGTGGGTTACTGATAACGAATGTCCATCAGCGCACCAGGCGTTACATCAGTCGAGGCTTTGTCTGCGATCTCGTGGGCTGTTTGCCTTGGCCGGACATGATCAATCAATTTATCACGGAACCGATCACAGGGAACCAAGCGTTGCTCATCAACACTTTCAGCAAGTTCGCGCATCTATATCTTTTTATCggctattttaattatatggcGGACATGCCGAACGTCAATTTTGCATTTCTAATg ATCATCAAGTGGTTTGTGGTAACATTGTTAGTAATGCTTGGCGCCGGCCATTTCTTCGTCAGCCATTGCATCTCGTTCGACTGGGACTCCACTACCACGTTGGTGGGCATGCAGCGGCTCAATCACTGCTGGTTGCCCAACTATTTCCCGCTGAGCGACCCGCCTACGGTGCAGGAGTTGCATATG gtATATGCAGAAAGCTTAAATTTAGCTCAAAGTGCTTTTATGAGATTTAACCTTGGAAAATTTCAAATAGACCGCATTAATGGTTTAAGCGTTGGAATTATGCTTCTTATGATTGGATTTATGTTCTG GTATATTATTTGTTACACTCTAACTTTGTTGGTGTTGAACTATCGGGGGAACACAATATTCCAACACAGTGTAAATCAACTGCGAAGGTTCCTCAAAGCGGAACTAGTCGACAAGAATGTCATAACTCTCGCTGTTTCCCATTTTAGATATTGGTGGTTTAG AACGAAGGGCATAAATATACAGAGTTTGATGAACGAACGTCTTGGTGTTATATTTAAACAGGACTTGACTTACTATTTctttaaaaa AACAGTAGAAGCGACTGAGACGTTGTTAAAAGGCGGCGAAAGTTTGGAAAGAGAGATTGCTAGTGCTGCAACCCAGCTTTACTTTCTTCCTGGGGAGATTATCGCAAGAGAAATGGATTTAAACCCTTGGGTTTTTATTGTGCATCGTGGAAAGATTGTAATTAAGAGAgaaggaaaaaaaatagcacgtcTGACGaag GGTTCTATATTTGGTCAATTAGATGGCTTGACAGCTCGGCCCTTACGTATTTCTGCTGTCTCTGATGAATATGCTGATCTTCTGCAGATTTCGATCAAAGAATTTCAAGACATCATTGGTGAtaag GGTAGAGAAAACATTGCACAAAATGCTCAATCTAAATACGACTATATGGCTGTAGAGAAAGTAGTCACTGAGAACCCCTACAATACTGTTGACTATTTGCTGCGAGGCCAAAAGTCTATTCAATTTCCT TGGATGAGCACACGTATGATAGCCCAAGGCTGGTACTCACATTGGCTGTACTTGACGTGGCTGATCTGCCCTGTGATAGCAAGCTTTGCAGTGTTGTTCCTGGTCACCGTGCCAGAAGACTACGATGCCGACATCTTCGTGTTTCTGCTACTCTTCGATGTTGTACATTTGCTGCACATAGCTACTGAGTTTTATTCT ACTAAGCTCGTCGTTGTGTATGGAAGATGCGAAGACAAAGTTGTAAAATGGCGTATATTCAAAAAATGGCAAACTTATGTTGatcttatttcatttattataccAGTGATAGCTTACTCTTTTGGAAATAGACACTACGCCCTTTTTCGTTTGCTAAGGCTTCGGCTTCTCTATGATTTTCATAAACATTTTTGCAAGGGATTTCAG AGTACGATAGCTCCTATATTATTGAAGTTTGTATTGATAATCCTTCTGCTTCATTGCATGACTTGTGGTTGGATCTATGTTGCTTGTCGAG ATTCAGAATTTCCTCTAGACATCCCACCGATTCCTCCGGATATAAATGCTACTATCGATTATGCTGAGTGGACTTTACCATATTCAAGAAAGGGCG GATGCGCACGGTTGACGAAAAATTATATCGGCGGTAACAAAAACATGTTTGGTTTCCTAGTTCCTTTGTATTGGACGGCAGACTATCTGGTGGCCATGATATATATCATAATTATCTATACACATACAGAAATCGATATT GTAGTGGCGCTGACATTAAAGCAGATTTACTACAAGCTGTTCATCAACTTCATCATATACCCGGCCGATATATGGATACTGAGCATAGCGATCAGCGCCGTGTACACAAAGTTACGTGAACTGTACACGTATGACTACCAGGTCAACAACCTCGTCACTTATTTGCATAGGAGCGGATTGTCGCCAATGTTGCTGGACTCCGTACGACAGTACACTGAGCAGTTGTGGAAGAGGCAACGAG GTAATTGGCTACCAGAGTTAGCTCAACACGCTCATCATTGCCTCAGGGAAGATCTCTTGGGTGCTCTTTACATACATCATCTGCAAACTGTTCCAATTTTTCGAGATTTACCTGAGTATTTTAACCGACAGTTGGTAGCCAGGTTACGGAGAGTCGTTATTTTCCCAG GTAAATTAATAGTCCAAGAAGGGGACATTGTGTCTTTAATGCATTTCATTCACGAAGGCGAAGTTGAGAAGTGGTATACTAACAAAGA TGGTGAGAGAAAAATGGTGTCGATCTTAAACACGAATGGGTACTTCGGCTTAGTTCCGGCGCTGTTCCCAAATGCGCCGTTCCAATTTACGTATTTTTCTCGCACG GTGGTAGACATCGTGTTTTTGAGATTCAGAGATTGGCAAGACCTGCTGGAAGGATATCCCGACATCAAAAAGCAGTTGTATGAATTGGCGACGAAGTATAGAAAGGAGA TACAAAAGGTCAAACTGTATGAACAAactgtatga